One genomic window of Cumulibacter manganitolerans includes the following:
- a CDS encoding DUF3137 domain-containing protein: MFFGSARGITGNWGRRYGEGNVPEFRPDRAGRLPIEAMAQHNGWELSPEMPRYDDGTPIDLSGGPLAPQQWRPNPPIVHGQAGYWHFWALTVTARTRGDAWRPYAVTFLQVAGLLPYVHVYSESWRASVTSVMPEVDLESGEFNDRYAVFAKDAQTVYGLLNPRAMQQLLDAPPLDEVWTAGQFVCIARVDPHHSAALAAHLDLLTGIAGGIPSSLFERG; encoded by the coding sequence GCAATGTTCCCGAGTTCCGCCCGGACCGCGCCGGTCGGCTGCCGATCGAGGCGATGGCGCAGCACAACGGCTGGGAGCTCTCGCCCGAGATGCCTCGGTACGACGACGGCACGCCGATCGACCTGTCGGGTGGACCGCTCGCGCCACAGCAGTGGCGGCCCAACCCGCCGATCGTGCACGGCCAGGCAGGATACTGGCACTTCTGGGCGCTAACGGTCACCGCGCGCACCCGCGGAGACGCCTGGCGCCCGTACGCCGTGACCTTCCTCCAGGTGGCTGGCCTGCTGCCGTACGTGCACGTGTATTCGGAATCGTGGCGCGCGTCGGTCACGTCGGTGATGCCGGAGGTGGACCTGGAGTCGGGGGAGTTCAATGACCGTTACGCGGTGTTCGCCAAGGACGCGCAGACGGTGTACGGGCTGCTCAACCCCCGCGCCATGCAGCAGCTGCTCGACGCGCCCCCGCTCGACGAGGTCTGGACCGCCGGTCAGTTCGTCTGCATCGCTCGCGTCGACCCGCACCACTCGGCGGCGCTCGCCGCGCACCTCGATCTGCTCACCGGTATCGCCGGCGGCATCCCCAGCAGCCTGTTCGAGCGTGGCTGA